The sequence TCcgcttaaattaaaaatgtttattagttGGGGACTTataaacgaaaatatttcaaaattcagacCTTTATTACTTAGGTAAAAGTTGTCATATTTAGGCAAAGAATTTTCGTCTAATACAGTACTCGCTCGTTTATGTGACCTACTGAGAGGCCCTACTTACATAAACGAATTGTTCATATGGTGGGTGAAATGTGTCAGTTAAAATACATTGGTATTAAGACAATAAGTTGTCGCACGTAGGCGAAATAGTAAGGGTAGTGCTTTCAAATGAAAAAGTCGAAGTTCCTATGGTTgcttttacaattaattttaattcaaaagtcATTAATTTCGTTGAGTTTCAAGTCTGCCTGTAATATTGGAATAAAAGTTGTTCCAAAAACGCATGATTTTACTAACAAAAATTTGGAACCTAGGGCATTTTCAGTCAGCCGCTAGTGATATAAAAGTGTATATATCAGTATAGCAGATAcgtaacttattttttatattttcttttgcaatCAGCTTCTACCTTCAATGACGCTGTCAGATTGAAAAGGCACGAGTATACCAATGAAGAGAATAGAGAGAGGACCATAAGTTGCGAACAGTGCCAAcgaaaattttttacacaacgTGCATACCAAAACCATTctaaaactcatgaaaaaaatcgaGAACCCAAATTCAAATGTGACGAGTGTGGGAAATGTTTCTTCTACAACGGTAGTTTGAAGCTTCATAAACAAACACATATTGGCCTTCCGTTCGAATGCACCGTTTGTTCTAAGCAGTACGCAAGATCCGTCGATCTTCAAATTCACCTAAGGAGTCATTCTGGTGAACTACCGTACAAATGCCCGAAATGTAACAAAGGCTTTAGGTATGTTCACGTTCTAAATAAGCACGTGCGACACCATGAAGGTCATCGGTATAAATGTAACTTGTGTGGAAAAGAGTACGCTCATCAATCAACAATGCTGCAACATCGTAAAGAGCATACAGGCTTACCACTCCGATGTTCTATATGTGACAAGGGCTTTGTAAAAAAGTCGAAGTATGGTTGGAATCATTTTTGGTTTAGTGTACTAACTATTTACTTTCAGAATGCGTCGCCATATTAGTGGAGTGCACAAAGTGGGAGATATTGAGGAAATTGATCAACTTATTctgaaagtaaaaacaaaaaatatttaccgagGGCGTGTTATGGAGATGTAATCACGTAATACATTAACGAAaccttattaatattaaataaattattattttattataaaagataAGTGTCAATAAAGTTCGACTAATATTTCTTCTCCTTCGTTTACAGCTTCCTCACCGCTATCTTTTACCTCTATCTCTTTCATAACACTATCCGCTTGTACTAAAGTAAGTTTTTTTCGCTGCAAAGGCTTTGGCGGTTGCGATTTTGTTACTTTTAGCAGTTCCTCCTCAGTAAGCTCGATGAGATGCGTCATTTTAAGATGCACTTTAaacctaaatttaaatttgaattggtgTAAATTATTAAACCTAGAATTAACGAAATCATCCCTGTAATCATTTTAACTCACTTTTGTTTCGAGGGGTAGCCGCGTCCACAATAACTGCAAGGAAATGGCATTTCGCTGTGGACAAATGAATGTTCCTGCAATGCCTTGGTCGAAGTGAACAGCTTTCCACATTCCTCACATTGCAATTTCAGTCCCTGATGCCTCCACATATGCGTACGTAAGTGCCCCTTTATTGCGAATTTTTTCCCGCAAACATCACATTTAAACGGATAGTCACGTGTATGGAAACGCATGTGCACATTCAATTCATATTGACGTACAAATTGCTttcctgaaaaatttaaaatattttattgaagagTAAcccaaaattttgtatgggGATACAAACCACACTGATCGCAGTTTATTGTTTCGCCTTTATGAAGGCGGATGTGATTTTCAAGAGCAATTTTGCTAACATAGATCTTATCACAGTAGTCACATTGGTGAAGTTGTCGTTCATTACGATGTACTTCAACATGTAGACGCAGGTAATGCTGCGTGGAGAATCGCTTGCCACAAATTTCACAGGCATCGGATTTAATATTTGCCTCTTTGCGTTGATGATACTTATGATGAGTGTTCAATAAACTTTGGCAGACGAACATTTTGTCTAATTATGAGTAaacaactttttattaattcgaatgtttcttttttaaacaaagtCAAAACAGATACACACTCACCGCAAATGTTGCAAGCAAAGTTCTTCGATTTGGCGTGATAACGACGTATGTGGTCTGACATTTTGAGCTCCGGACATCGATAGCTGCATTCAGTGCACTGTATAATAGTTGAATGtgtattttttatgtgtttacGCATCGTCTCCTCCTTATTGacttttttgttgcaaattttgCAGACGAGTTCTTTACCATCAATGGTCGAGTGAGTGCGCGTATGAAGTAAAAGACCACGACGTGTTTCAAACGATTGAAAGCAAGTTGAGCAGTAAAAAACAGAGCTCGAATCTATGTGATATAAAAAGTCTATTGGTAGATTTATGTATAAATtctatatacaaatttaatacttttatcAATTATTTTATCACAACTTCCATCTATTTCTTTAGATATTACGCTGTCAATACTATCTTCTTTCAAGACCTTTTTAACATCTTCACATTCTTCAGAGCTTTCATtagttttactattattttccaCAGAAACGTCTCTTACTTCCAAGATGCAGTATTCTATATTTGGGGAACCGTTATTATTAGCTGCATATGGATCTTCGTCCTTCTTTTTATCACTTCGTAAAAGATCGGTGCTAAAGCTTGTGTTCAATTGGGTTTcatcaattatttttatgcagGTACCAAGGGTACTAATATGACTGTGTTCAAATTTAGAATTAAAATAGGAGCTACATGTCAAACAAAACACCATTTCatctaataaagtaaaaacattaaaaaaaattattgtagaattaatcattttaattaaaagatatatgtacataaataccttCATTTTCGGATTCGTCAACGATCACATTCTCCTTTGTAACGCCCTCGTTATCGGAAAAGGattcgctattttcctgttagaaaatttaaattgtggtttaaatattttattgataacaTGCGTATGATGTTGTTCTCTCCATTTACCCCAAGTATAATTgtcaatataaaataatacactTGGGCACTAAGGAGGGGACAACACGG comes from Anastrepha ludens isolate Willacy chromosome 3, idAnaLude1.1, whole genome shotgun sequence and encodes:
- the LOC128856838 gene encoding oocyte zinc finger protein XlCOF6-like; the encoded protein is MDIVPTCRACLKTSLSYIDLETPFEQKVFGIRLDNQTNAFTTYMDCFRACTQLLATDREEQMPQSLCEQCGFELGIAWNFLQKAIQTDKVLKTFIGSRKLKEHIKGGQVGDDNEYHTEIAIVSDENTFTADKVEENSESFSDNEGVTKENVIVDESENEDEMVFCLTCSSYFNSKFEHSHISTLGTCIKIIDETQLNTSFSTDLLRSDKKKDEDPYAANNNGSPNIEYCILEVRDVSVENNSKTNESSEECEDVKKVLKEDSIDSVISKEIDGSCDKIIDKNSSSVFYCSTCFQSFETRRGLLLHTRTHSTIDGKELVCKICNKKVNKEETMRKHIKNTHSTIIQCTECSYRCPELKMSDHIRRYHAKSKNFACNICDKMFVCQSLLNTHHKYHQRKEANIKSDACEICGKRFSTQHYLRLHVEVHRNERQLHQCDYCDKIYVSKIALENHIRLHKGETINCDQCGKQFVRQYELNVHMRFHTRDYPFKCDVCGKKFAIKGHLRTHMWRHQGLKLQCEECGKLFTSTKALQEHSFVHSEMPFPCSYCGRGYPSKQKFKVHLKMTHLIELTEEELLKVTKSQPPKPLQRKKLTLVQADSVMKEIEVKDSGEEAVNEGEEILVELY